The following is a genomic window from Niabella soli DSM 19437.
GTATGGGAACCCTCCTGTGAAAATTATTGTTTCCGCTTCCGGAAACCTGCCCGGTCATCTGAAGTTATTTCAATCGGGGGCACCCGTGCTTGTATTTACTACTCAGCAAGGTAAAGATGAGGGCCAAAAGCGTTTTATAAAAGTTGCTGCATCTGATTTTTTGGATGCAATGCTGCGTGAATTGCATCAATTGCAATTACAGAGCGTCCTGGTAGAAGGCGGCGCCCAATTGTTAAAATCCTTTATCGACGCAGGTTTGTGGGATGAGGCACGCGTTATAACCCATACCACCATGGTCGCAGCAAGTGGTGTGCAGGCCCCAAGGCTCCATAATGAGGCATTGCTGCAAACGGAAATTTTCTTAACGGATGAAGTAGCCATTTATAAAAATAATACAAATCATTTTATAGGATCTGATGGATAAAATGCATTATTACCAAACTATTGAAACCGGCGCCCAGGCTGAATATAAAGATAGAGGCAGCCGGTTTATTGCTTATACCTACCCGCTTAAAAACACAGACGAGTTTAAAAAGATCATTGCAGCCGTAAAGAAAGAGCACCCTAAAGCCAACCACCATTGTTTTGCCTACCGGTTGGGAACGGATGGTACGCAGTTCCGGGCAAGTGATGCAGGAGAACCTTCGGGAACGGCCGGCCGACCGATATTGGGTCAGATCGACAGCCGGAATGTAACAGACATTCTTATTGTGGTGGTTCGTTATTTTGGTGGAACCTTATTGGGCGTTCCCGGTTTGATCAATGCCTACAAAACGGCTGCAGCACTGGCTTTGCAGGTAACGCCGGTTGTGCGTAAGCCCATCCTGGATAAATTTAACCTGCAGTTTGATTATACACAGTTAAACCCTGTTATGACCATTGTGAAACAGTTTGATTGCAGTGTGCTCAAACAGGATGTTCAGTTGTTTTGCTCGCT
Proteins encoded in this region:
- a CDS encoding IMPACT family protein, whose amino-acid sequence is MDKMHYYQTIETGAQAEYKDRGSRFIAYTYPLKNTDEFKKIIAAVKKEHPKANHHCFAYRLGTDGTQFRASDAGEPSGTAGRPILGQIDSRNVTDILIVVVRYFGGTLLGVPGLINAYKTAAALALQVTPVVRKPILDKFNLQFDYTQLNPVMTIVKQFDCSVLKQDVQLFCSLDIGIPKNRVTEAMHRLGDIANIAIKPLEEIK